A single Thiohalobacter thiocyanaticus DNA region contains:
- a CDS encoding tetratricopeptide repeat protein, producing the protein MKRTLSLVVLLVVLAGCSLTPPRQTGILAPVTRAADEYEQARERYADDPAIVDLYRERLVELALTLAQHRRQEGEWYAAERTLHHALATLPGHARLEQALEQTNLARQARLQQVRDQALAAEAEYRLARRSTLQEQTRLQEQDYLHDWRVNRNASRLEALAEPLHNCARRNLERNALPLAERCLVLAERIRGEAFVEDTRQALQARLTPPEQSTTVAGSEPRPTPPARNNNRKAKEAELRAGLTQAMNAGDLSHARAITHQLIELKGQTPQLRDLQRSLDTAIQVQIDSLHKLANEHYRLQRYQEAKSAWEEVLKLDPDDPQARALIERADRVIQKLESLHQEDGNGPNPR; encoded by the coding sequence ATGAAGCGGACGTTGTCTCTAGTGGTACTGCTCGTCGTGCTGGCAGGCTGCAGCCTGACCCCGCCGCGGCAGACCGGCATTCTGGCCCCGGTGACCCGCGCGGCCGACGAATACGAACAGGCACGCGAGCGCTATGCCGATGACCCGGCCATTGTCGATCTCTACCGCGAGCGGCTGGTCGAACTGGCCCTGACCCTGGCCCAGCACCGGCGCCAGGAGGGCGAGTGGTATGCCGCCGAGCGCACCCTGCACCATGCCCTGGCCACCCTGCCCGGCCATGCCCGGCTCGAGCAGGCGCTGGAACAGACCAACCTGGCCCGCCAGGCCCGGCTGCAGCAGGTCCGGGATCAGGCCCTGGCCGCCGAGGCCGAATATCGACTGGCCCGACGCTCGACCCTGCAGGAACAGACACGGCTGCAGGAGCAGGATTACCTGCATGACTGGCGCGTCAACCGCAACGCCAGCCGCCTCGAAGCGCTGGCCGAGCCGCTGCACAACTGCGCTCGACGCAACCTGGAACGCAACGCCCTGCCCCTGGCCGAACGCTGCCTGGTGCTGGCCGAGCGCATCCGCGGCGAGGCCTTCGTGGAGGATACCCGCCAGGCCCTGCAGGCCCGTCTGACCCCGCCGGAACAATCAACCACGGTGGCCGGGTCCGAGCCCAGGCCCACGCCCCCGGCCAGGAACAACAATCGCAAGGCGAAGGAAGCCGAGTTGCGCGCCGGCCTGACCCAGGCGATGAACGCAGGCGACCTCAGCCACGCCCGCGCCATCACACACCAACTAATCGAACTCAAGGGCCAGACCCCACAGCTGCGCGACCTGCAACGCTCGCTGGACACCGCCATCCAGGTCCAGATCGACAGTCTGCACAAGCTGGCCAACGAACATTACCGCCTGCAGCGCTACCAGGAGGCCAAGTCCGCTTGGGAGGAAGTATTGAAACTCGACCCCGACGACCCTCAGGCCCGTGCCCTGATCGAGCGTGCCGACCGGGTTATCCAGAAGCTGGAATCCCTGCACCAGGAAGACGGCAACGGCCCCAATCCGCGCTAG
- a CDS encoding adenylate/guanylate cyclase domain-containing protein, protein MSRNPTDKQSPQRPRRQGAVARAWRRLRRALPSHIPIAYKLSFVISILMVTCIGLLASLVVQHQNQILRQQVDELGRTLAHQFARSAAEPLLADDALALDVLTTNLIQDDNVLGTAILSSKGEILTQAGITPFDRPEDQTAPDPNRLRGYEWQSRDAGQPHPYDLVAFTSAVQVQDVVAGHVVITLNRTPWEQSLFTANQHIILASLIVVLIGSVLTVALSRRLSQPIYDLIHASQALDEGLYHLRFPERRKDELGNLMSSFNRLAEGLHQKNQVERTLSRYLSPHVAQEILARGTRLGGQRVDATVLFADIVGFTEMSERMAPEAVAQLLNQYFAHIFRATDANHGMIDKYIGDCAMLVFGVPQSDPDHAFNAVACALMIQRLVELENQARARRSQPPVRFRLGLNSGEMLAGNMGADERMEYTVVGDNVNLASRLSTCAEAGQVLVSESVYARDEVKNRVTAEPHEAVKLRGISRPVMTYRITGLKPEYRDGFERQLELLWHQGRLQSA, encoded by the coding sequence ATGTCCAGGAACCCGACAGACAAACAATCGCCTCAGCGCCCCCGGCGTCAGGGAGCCGTCGCCCGCGCCTGGCGCCGGCTGCGGCGTGCCCTGCCCAGCCACATCCCGATCGCCTACAAGCTCTCGTTCGTGATCTCCATCCTGATGGTGACCTGCATCGGCCTGCTGGCCAGTCTCGTGGTCCAGCACCAGAACCAGATCCTGCGCCAGCAGGTCGACGAACTGGGCCGGACCCTGGCCCACCAGTTCGCGCGCTCCGCCGCCGAGCCGCTGCTGGCCGACGACGCCCTGGCGCTGGATGTGCTGACCACCAACCTGATCCAGGATGACAATGTACTGGGCACTGCCATTCTCAGTTCCAAGGGCGAGATCCTGACCCAGGCCGGCATCACCCCCTTCGACCGGCCGGAGGACCAGACGGCCCCGGACCCCAACCGGCTGCGCGGCTATGAGTGGCAGAGCCGGGATGCCGGCCAGCCCCATCCCTACGATCTGGTGGCCTTCACCAGCGCGGTACAGGTGCAGGACGTGGTCGCCGGGCATGTGGTCATCACGCTCAACCGCACGCCCTGGGAACAGTCCCTGTTCACGGCCAACCAGCACATCATCCTGGCCAGCCTGATCGTGGTGCTGATCGGCTCGGTACTCACGGTCGCATTGAGTCGGCGCCTGTCCCAGCCCATCTATGACCTGATCCACGCCAGTCAGGCCCTGGACGAGGGGCTCTATCACCTGCGCTTCCCGGAACGGCGCAAGGACGAGTTGGGCAACCTGATGTCCTCCTTCAACCGCCTGGCCGAGGGCCTGCACCAGAAGAACCAGGTCGAGCGCACCCTGTCGCGCTACCTCTCGCCGCATGTGGCGCAGGAGATCCTGGCACGCGGCACCCGTCTCGGGGGTCAGCGCGTCGATGCCACCGTGCTGTTCGCCGACATCGTCGGTTTCACCGAGATGTCCGAGCGCATGGCACCCGAGGCCGTCGCCCAACTGCTCAACCAGTACTTCGCCCATATCTTCCGCGCCACCGACGCCAACCATGGCATGATCGACAAGTACATCGGCGACTGCGCCATGCTGGTGTTCGGCGTGCCCCAGTCCGATCCCGATCATGCCTTCAACGCCGTGGCCTGCGCGCTGATGATTCAGCGTCTGGTCGAACTGGAGAACCAGGCCCGCGCGCGCCGCAGTCAGCCGCCGGTACGCTTCCGGCTGGGTCTGAACAGCGGCGAGATGCTGGCCGGTAACATGGGCGCGGACGAACGCATGGAATACACCGTGGTCGGCGACAATGTCAATCTGGCCTCACGCCTGTCGACCTGCGCCGAAGCCGGCCAGGTGCTGGTCTCGGAATCGGTCTATGCACGCGACGAGGTGAAGAATCGCGTGACCGCCGAGCCGCACGAGGCGGTCAAGCTGCGCGGCATCTCGCGGCCTGTGATGACCTATCGGATTACCGGCCTGAAGCCGGAATACCGTGATGGCTTCGAGCGCCAGCTCGAGTTGCTCTGGCACCAGGGGCGGCTGCAGAGCGCATGA
- the htpX gene encoding protease HtpX, whose product MKRVFLFLATNLAIIVVLSITLRLLGVERILDEQGVGLDLNALLIFSAVIGFGGSLISLMISKWTARHMTGAQVIERPRDATEQWLLETVQRQARQAGIPMPQVAIYDSPDINAFATGPSKRSSLVAVSTGLLRGMRREEAEAVLAHEVSHVANGDMVTLALIQGVVNTFVIFLSRVIGHLVDRVVFKVERGHGPAFWITAIIAEIVLGILASAIVMWFSRRREFRADAGGAQLAGRGAMIAALERLRQSVDRPHLPDQMAAFGISGQIGQGLKRLFMSHPPLEERIAALKAAQQ is encoded by the coding sequence ATGAAACGTGTCTTTCTGTTTCTTGCCACCAACCTGGCGATCATTGTCGTGCTCAGCATCACCCTGCGTCTGCTGGGCGTGGAGCGCATCCTGGACGAGCAGGGCGTGGGGCTGGACCTGAATGCCCTGCTGATCTTCTCCGCCGTGATCGGGTTTGGCGGGTCGCTGATTTCGCTGATGATTTCGAAATGGACGGCGCGCCATATGACCGGTGCGCAGGTCATCGAGCGGCCGCGGGACGCTACCGAACAGTGGCTGCTGGAAACCGTCCAGCGCCAGGCCCGCCAGGCCGGCATTCCGATGCCCCAGGTGGCCATCTACGACTCGCCGGATATCAACGCCTTCGCCACCGGTCCCAGCAAACGCAGTTCGCTGGTGGCGGTCAGTACCGGGCTGCTGCGCGGCATGCGCCGGGAGGAGGCGGAGGCGGTGCTGGCCCATGAGGTGAGCCATGTGGCCAATGGCGACATGGTCACCCTGGCCCTGATCCAGGGCGTGGTCAACACCTTCGTGATCTTCCTGTCCCGGGTGATCGGCCATCTGGTCGACCGGGTGGTATTTAAGGTCGAACGCGGCCATGGACCGGCGTTCTGGATCACGGCCATCATCGCCGAGATCGTGTTGGGGATACTCGCCAGCGCCATCGTCATGTGGTTCTCGCGCCGGCGCGAGTTCCGGGCCGATGCCGGCGGCGCACAGCTGGCCGGGCGCGGCGCCATGATCGCCGCCCTGGAGCGGCTGCGCCAGAGCGTGGACCGGCCGCACCTGCCGGACCAGATGGCCGCCTTCGGCATCTCCGGGCAGATCGGCCAGGGGCTCAAGCGCCTGTTCATGTCGCACCCGCCGCTGGAGGAGCGCATTGCCGCGCTCAAGGCCGCGCAGCAATAG
- a CDS encoding DUF1015 domain-containing protein, with protein sequence MSLIRAFAGLRPVDGRAGDVCAPPYDVLNSAEARSRAEGRPYSFLHISKPEIDLPEDTNPYAPEVYAKAAENFQRMRQEGVLVQDEQPCYYIYRLHMDDHTQTGLVAVASVEDYDSNRIRKHEFTRPDKEDDRVRQIDALDAQTGPVLLAYRSEAEVDALLEAGASGAPDVDIVADDGIGHKLWVVRDQKLIDDITARFDAMPNLYIADGHHRSASASRVAAARREANPNHTGEEPYNYFLSVIFPHEQMAIFDYNRVVKDLNGKSPEEFMDTVGKAFEVAPSEVPVKPAGPAEFGMYLGGKWYRLNIREDLIPKDDPVKRLDVSLLADNLLDPVLGITDPRRDSRIDFVGGIRGLDGLQKRVDSGEMVVAFSMYPTPMSELMAVADAGEVMPPKSTWFEPKLADGLVSHLLESR encoded by the coding sequence ATGAGTCTGATCCGAGCCTTTGCCGGTCTGCGCCCCGTCGATGGCCGCGCCGGCGATGTCTGCGCCCCACCCTATGACGTCCTCAACAGCGCCGAGGCGCGCAGCCGTGCCGAAGGCCGGCCCTACAGCTTTCTGCACATCTCCAAGCCCGAGATCGACCTGCCCGAGGACACCAACCCCTACGCCCCCGAGGTCTATGCCAAGGCCGCGGAGAACTTCCAGCGCATGCGCCAGGAGGGCGTGCTGGTGCAGGACGAGCAGCCCTGCTACTACATCTATCGTCTGCACATGGACGATCATACCCAGACCGGTCTGGTCGCCGTGGCCTCGGTCGAGGACTACGACAGCAACCGCATCCGCAAGCACGAGTTCACCCGCCCCGACAAGGAGGACGACCGGGTGCGCCAGATCGACGCCCTGGACGCGCAGACCGGTCCGGTGCTGCTGGCCTACCGTTCCGAGGCCGAGGTGGACGCCCTGCTGGAAGCCGGTGCCAGCGGCGCGCCGGATGTCGACATCGTCGCCGACGACGGCATCGGTCACAAGCTGTGGGTAGTGCGGGATCAGAAGCTCATCGACGACATCACCGCGCGCTTCGACGCCATGCCCAACCTCTACATCGCCGACGGCCACCACCGCTCGGCCTCGGCCTCGCGCGTGGCCGCCGCGCGCCGGGAGGCCAACCCGAACCACACCGGCGAGGAGCCCTACAACTACTTCCTGTCGGTGATCTTCCCGCACGAACAGATGGCCATCTTCGACTACAACCGGGTGGTGAAGGATCTCAACGGCAAGTCGCCCGAGGAGTTCATGGACACGGTGGGCAAGGCGTTCGAGGTCGCGCCCAGCGAGGTGCCGGTCAAGCCTGCGGGTCCGGCCGAGTTCGGCATGTACCTGGGCGGAAAATGGTACCGGCTGAACATCCGCGAGGATCTGATTCCGAAGGATGATCCGGTCAAGCGTCTGGACGTCAGCCTGCTGGCCGACAACCTGCTCGACCCCGTGCTCGGCATCACCGATCCGCGCCGCGATTCCCGCATCGACTTCGTCGGCGGCATCCGCGGCCTCGACGGGTTGCAGAAGCGGGTGGACAGCGGCGAGATGGTGGTGGCGTTTTCCATGTATCCCACGCCGATGTCCGAACTGATGGCGGTGGCCGACGCCGGTGAGGTGATGCCGCCCAAGTCCACCTGGTTCGAGCCCAAGCTGGCCGACGGCCTGGTGTCGCATCTGCTGGAAAGCCGCTAG
- a CDS encoding EAL domain-containing protein, with product MTGNEDVLRLIIIEESQNDAEAIANILRNAGHVVRYHYADSLEATAEGLEQQLPDLIILAQAQEAVTMNGLRELLDQHCPETPVIFIGDTAEETQIIAALETGAADLVTYDQPDHLRLVVAREQANLLMRRELQHFRICHEESEKRCRSLLDSSRDAIAYVHDGMHIYANQSYLEMFGFDDLEEIEGHPIMDMVAPDDTTRFKEFLRNYNKQEQKVDNLEVQCISVPRGNFKAVMEFCQASIEGEVCTQIVIRDQASGDPELAQKLQFLSKQDILTGLYNRQYFLEEVELAASDAQAGSAESYLLYVLLDNFKGVKDTVGLVGSDIVIKDIADLIRDKLGEQGLAARFGDNSFTLLLRQGDLNAAQALAEALRHAIEEHIFDIEGRTLTITSSIGISPVTENVPDAHEAISRADLACEVARSAGGNRVHLHNPVTDEQLGREREQQWKQAIIDALEQNRFSLMYQPIVSLQGDPAERYEILLRMRDGDGEEVPPGQFLPVARQTGQIVDIDRWVIGEAVTRLAERRREGHDTIFFVKLSGPTLEDPELPLWINEQLKNAHLPGSAMVFEIAEKEAADHLKHTKAFTKSMESIHCKTSLEHFGGGPNSFQLLKHLAVNFLKIDGAYIHNLASDENNQAMVRSILDMAASMQKECIAEFVEDASSLTVLFQLGIPFIQGYFLQEPHPGMDYDFTEESI from the coding sequence GTGACTGGCAACGAAGATGTACTGCGCCTGATCATTATCGAGGAATCCCAGAACGACGCCGAGGCCATTGCCAATATCCTGCGCAATGCCGGCCACGTTGTGCGCTACCACTATGCGGACAGCCTCGAGGCCACAGCCGAGGGGCTGGAACAGCAGCTGCCGGACCTGATCATCCTGGCCCAGGCCCAGGAGGCGGTCACGATGAACGGCCTGCGGGAACTGCTGGACCAGCACTGCCCGGAGACCCCTGTCATCTTCATCGGCGACACCGCCGAGGAGACCCAGATCATCGCCGCGCTGGAGACCGGCGCGGCCGACCTGGTCACCTATGATCAGCCGGATCATCTGCGTCTGGTGGTGGCGCGTGAGCAGGCCAACCTGCTGATGCGGCGCGAGCTGCAGCACTTTCGCATCTGCCACGAGGAAAGCGAGAAGCGCTGCCGGTCACTGCTCGACAGCTCCCGCGACGCCATCGCCTATGTGCATGACGGCATGCATATCTACGCCAATCAGTCCTACCTGGAGATGTTCGGTTTCGATGACCTCGAGGAGATCGAGGGCCATCCCATCATGGACATGGTCGCCCCCGACGACACCACCCGCTTCAAGGAATTTCTGCGTAACTACAACAAACAGGAGCAGAAGGTCGACAACCTGGAAGTGCAGTGCATCAGCGTCCCGCGCGGCAATTTCAAGGCAGTGATGGAATTCTGCCAGGCCTCCATCGAAGGCGAGGTCTGCACCCAGATCGTGATCCGCGATCAGGCCAGCGGCGATCCGGAACTGGCGCAGAAACTGCAGTTTCTCAGCAAGCAGGACATCCTCACCGGCCTGTACAACCGCCAGTATTTTCTCGAGGAAGTCGAACTGGCCGCCTCCGACGCCCAGGCCGGCAGTGCGGAGTCCTACCTGTTGTATGTCCTGCTGGATAATTTCAAGGGCGTAAAGGACACGGTCGGCCTGGTCGGCAGCGACATCGTGATCAAGGACATCGCCGATCTGATCCGGGACAAGCTGGGCGAACAGGGCCTGGCCGCACGCTTCGGCGACAACTCCTTCACCCTGCTGCTGCGCCAGGGCGATCTCAACGCCGCCCAGGCGCTGGCCGAGGCCCTGCGTCACGCCATCGAGGAGCATATCTTCGACATCGAGGGACGTACCCTGACCATCACCTCGAGCATCGGCATCAGCCCGGTCACGGAAAATGTACCCGATGCCCACGAGGCGATCTCGCGTGCCGACCTGGCCTGCGAGGTGGCCCGTTCGGCCGGCGGCAACCGGGTGCACCTGCACAATCCGGTCACTGACGAGCAACTCGGGCGGGAACGCGAACAGCAGTGGAAACAGGCCATCATTGACGCGCTGGAGCAGAACCGTTTCAGCCTGATGTATCAGCCCATTGTCAGCCTGCAGGGCGATCCCGCCGAGCGCTACGAGATCCTGCTGCGCATGCGCGACGGCGACGGCGAAGAGGTCCCGCCGGGGCAGTTCCTGCCGGTGGCCCGGCAGACCGGCCAGATCGTCGATATCGACCGTTGGGTCATCGGGGAAGCGGTAACGCGGCTGGCCGAACGGCGGCGCGAGGGCCACGACACCATCTTCTTCGTCAAGCTCTCGGGGCCGACCCTGGAAGATCCGGAACTGCCCCTGTGGATCAATGAACAGCTCAAGAACGCCCACCTGCCGGGCTCGGCCATGGTGTTCGAGATCGCCGAGAAGGAGGCCGCCGACCATCTCAAGCATACCAAGGCCTTCACCAAGTCAATGGAAAGCATCCATTGCAAGACCTCGCTGGAGCATTTCGGCGGCGGCCCCAACTCCTTCCAGCTGCTCAAGCACCTGGCGGTGAATTTCCTCAAGATCGATGGCGCCTATATCCACAACCTGGCCTCGGACGAGAACAACCAGGCCATGGTCCGTTCCATCCTCGACATGGCCGCCTCGATGCAGAAGGAATGCATTGCCGAGTTCGTCGAGGACGCCAGCAGCCTGACCGTGCTGTTCCAGCTCGGCATCCCCTTCATCCAGGGCTACTTCCTGCAGGAGCCGCACCCGGGGATGGACTACGACTTCACCGAGGAGTCGATCTAG
- a CDS encoding GNAT family N-acetyltransferase gives MEEVIVRAESPEDVKAIDVVNLSAFEGDAEAQLVDAVRRSPDFIRDLSLVAEINGRIVGHLLLSKAALEGEGGRKSVLVLGPMSVVPSQSHRGIGVALMQAAVNRARDMRYTAIVIAGRPDYYERFGFKPGSEFSISTNLPVPEDAVTAMELVSGALAGGGRVVYPAVFEAIY, from the coding sequence ATGGAAGAAGTCATCGTCCGCGCGGAAAGCCCTGAAGACGTCAAGGCCATCGATGTCGTCAACCTCAGCGCCTTCGAGGGCGATGCCGAGGCACAGCTGGTCGACGCCGTGCGCAGGTCACCGGATTTCATCCGCGATCTGTCGCTGGTGGCCGAGATCAACGGCCGCATTGTCGGTCACCTGCTGCTGTCCAAGGCCGCGCTGGAAGGCGAGGGTGGGCGCAAGTCGGTGCTGGTGCTGGGCCCGATGTCGGTGGTCCCGTCGCAGTCTCATCGCGGCATCGGCGTGGCCCTGATGCAGGCCGCCGTCAACCGCGCCCGCGACATGCGCTATACCGCCATTGTCATCGCCGGCCGGCCCGACTATTACGAACGCTTCGGTTTCAAGCCCGGCAGCGAATTCAGCATCAGCACCAACCTGCCGGTCCCGGAGGATGCCGTTACCGCCATGGAACTGGTGTCGGGAGCGCTCGCCGGCGGCGGCCGGGTGGTCTATCCGGCGGTATTCGAAGCGATTTATTAA
- the epmB gene encoding EF-P beta-lysylation protein EpmB — MNKPARIIPRTPQPKHARDWQQALAAAVDGPAELDRRLGLEPRPAAGAARDFRVRVPEAFLARIRPGDPDDPLLRQVFPDPHEDEPRPGYSTDPLAEQQAMAVPGLLQKYPGRALLTLTGACAIHCRYCFRRHFPYAEASPRGARWQAVLDYLRAHPDVEEIILSGGDPLTLSDARLAACVADLEGVAQLQRLRLHTRTPVVLPERVTPALLDWLSGTRLQTLVVVHVNHANELDAAARSALAALRGTGAQLLNQAVLLAGVNDSVQALEQLGKALLAAGVLPYYLHQLDPVQGAAHFAVSDARARELLAALQARTSGYLVPRLVREVPGAAGKTPL, encoded by the coding sequence ATGAATAAACCGGCGCGTATCATACCGCGAACCCCCCAGCCAAAGCACGCCCGCGACTGGCAGCAGGCGCTGGCGGCGGCGGTGGACGGCCCCGCCGAACTCGACCGGCGGCTCGGGCTTGAGCCGCGCCCCGCCGCCGGGGCCGCCCGGGACTTCCGGGTCCGGGTGCCCGAGGCCTTCCTGGCCCGTATCCGTCCCGGCGATCCGGACGACCCGCTGCTGCGTCAGGTCTTCCCCGACCCGCATGAGGACGAGCCCCGGCCCGGCTACTCCACCGACCCGCTGGCCGAGCAGCAGGCCATGGCCGTGCCGGGGCTGCTGCAGAAATACCCGGGCCGGGCCCTGCTCACCCTGACCGGCGCCTGCGCCATCCACTGCCGCTACTGCTTCCGCCGCCATTTCCCCTACGCCGAGGCCAGCCCGCGCGGCGCCCGCTGGCAGGCAGTGCTGGACTACCTGCGGGCACATCCGGACGTCGAGGAAATCATTCTCAGCGGCGGCGATCCCCTCACCCTCAGCGACGCGCGGCTGGCCGCCTGCGTCGCCGACCTGGAAGGCGTAGCGCAGCTGCAGCGCCTGCGCCTGCATACCCGCACCCCGGTCGTGCTGCCCGAACGGGTGACGCCGGCACTGCTGGACTGGCTCAGCGGCACCCGCCTGCAGACCCTGGTGGTGGTGCACGTCAACCATGCCAATGAACTGGACGCGGCCGCCCGCTCCGCCCTGGCGGCACTGCGCGGGACCGGCGCCCAACTGCTCAACCAGGCGGTATTGCTGGCCGGGGTGAACGATTCGGTGCAGGCACTGGAACAACTCGGCAAGGCCCTGCTGGCCGCTGGGGTGCTCCCCTACTATCTGCACCAGCTCGACCCGGTCCAGGGCGCGGCACACTTCGCCGTCAGCGATGCCCGGGCGCGGGAACTGCTCGCCGCGCTGCAGGCGCGGACCTCAGGTTACCTGGTGCCGCGGCTGGTGCGCGAGGTCCCCGGGGCGGCCGGCAAGACCCCGCTGTGA
- the efp gene encoding elongation factor P: MASYSTNEFKRGLKVMLDGDPCTIIENEFVKPGKGQAFNRTRLRNLKTGRVWEKTFKSGESLEAADVLDVDMQYLYSDGEFWYFMDPNSFEQVGASESSVSDAKNWLKEQDVCVVTLWNGEPISVTPPNHVTLQVTETDPGVRGDTATGATKPATLETGAVVQVPLFVDVGDLLKVDTRSGEYISRAKE; this comes from the coding sequence ATGGCGAGTTACAGCACCAACGAGTTCAAGCGCGGCCTGAAGGTCATGCTGGACGGCGATCCCTGCACCATCATTGAAAACGAGTTCGTCAAGCCCGGCAAGGGGCAGGCGTTCAATCGTACCAGACTGCGCAACCTCAAGACCGGCCGGGTGTGGGAGAAGACCTTCAAGTCCGGCGAGAGCCTGGAGGCGGCGGACGTGCTGGACGTGGACATGCAGTACCTCTACAGCGACGGCGAATTCTGGTATTTCATGGACCCCAACAGCTTCGAGCAGGTCGGTGCCTCCGAATCCTCCGTCAGTGATGCGAAGAACTGGCTCAAGGAACAGGACGTGTGCGTGGTCACCCTGTGGAACGGCGAGCCGATCTCGGTGACTCCGCCCAACCACGTCACCCTCCAGGTCACCGAGACCGATCCCGGCGTGCGCGGCGATACCGCCACCGGCGCGACCAAGCCGGCCACCCTGGAGACCGGTGCGGTGGTGCAGGTGCCGCTGTTCGTGGACGTGGGCGATCTGCTCAAGGTCGATACCCGCAGCGGTGAATACATCTCCCGCGCCAAGGAATAG
- the epmA gene encoding EF-P lysine aminoacylase EpmA codes for MNESPWQPAAGLDLLRLRAKLLTRIRDFFAERDVLEVETPLLSHAGLPTPQLESFAVHPVSRPEAVPAYLHTSPEFPMKRLLAAGSGSIYQICRVFRADERGRRHNPEFTLLEWYRVGFDAAALMDELELLLQRLFGQLPPVQRLSYREAFLQYAGIDGLDDAIAPLQRVLAEHAVPVPEAMPADDPDPWRDLLLTQVIEPRLPPAVFLYDYPASQAALARVRPGSPPVAERFELYLDGVEIANGFHELSDAVEQRRRFEAGNAARVSQGLAPVPLDEHLLAALDQGLPDCAGVAVGLDRLLMRAAGVDEIDAVLAFPWGRA; via the coding sequence ATGAACGAGAGCCCCTGGCAGCCCGCCGCCGGCCTGGACCTGCTGCGCCTGCGGGCGAAGCTGCTCACCCGCATCCGCGACTTCTTCGCCGAACGCGACGTGCTGGAGGTCGAGACGCCGCTGCTGTCGCATGCCGGTCTGCCCACTCCCCAGTTAGAGAGCTTTGCCGTGCATCCGGTCTCGCGGCCGGAGGCGGTGCCGGCTTACCTGCACACCTCGCCGGAATTCCCCATGAAGCGGCTGCTGGCCGCCGGCTCGGGCTCGATCTACCAGATCTGCAGGGTGTTCCGGGCCGATGAGCGCGGCCGGCGCCATAACCCGGAATTCACCCTGCTGGAATGGTACCGGGTGGGTTTCGATGCCGCGGCGCTGATGGACGAGTTGGAGCTGCTGCTGCAGCGGCTGTTCGGGCAGTTGCCGCCGGTGCAGCGGCTGAGTTACCGCGAGGCCTTTCTGCAGTATGCCGGCATCGACGGACTGGATGATGCCATCGCGCCGCTGCAGCGGGTGCTCGCTGAGCACGCCGTGCCGGTGCCCGAGGCCATGCCGGCCGATGACCCCGACCCCTGGCGTGATCTGCTGCTCACCCAGGTGATCGAGCCGCGTCTGCCGCCGGCGGTGTTCCTGTACGACTACCCGGCCAGCCAGGCCGCACTGGCGCGCGTCCGCCCCGGCTCGCCGCCGGTGGCGGAGCGTTTCGAGCTGTATCTGGACGGGGTGGAGATCGCCAACGGCTTCCATGAACTGAGCGACGCCGTTGAGCAACGCCGCCGTTTCGAGGCCGGCAACGCCGCGCGCGTCAGCCAGGGCCTGGCGCCGGTGCCGCTGGATGAGCATCTGCTGGCTGCGCTGGATCAGGGCCTGCCCGACTGTGCCGGCGTGGCGGTCGGGCTGGACCGGCTGCTGATGCGGGCCGCGGGCGTGGATGAGATCGACGCGGTGCTGGCGTTTCCGTGGGGGCGGGCGTGA